One genomic segment of Thunnus albacares chromosome 18, fThuAlb1.1, whole genome shotgun sequence includes these proteins:
- the LOC122968021 gene encoding calsenilin-like isoform X2 translates to MQANDKAVDGGLMPDANGKDPNPGGQTEGSKWQRPRITRKSLMKCCLVKWIIASTTQQGPDSTDSDLELSMVRHQPEGLEQLQAQTQFTRKELQSLYRGFKNECPSGLVDEETFKIIYSQFFPQGDATTYAHFLFNAFDMDRNGSIRFEDFVLGLSVLLRGSVTEKLRWAFNLYDINKDGYITKEEMLAIMTSIYDMMGRYTLPSVREESPFEHVEKFFQKMDRNRDGVVTIDEFIETCQKDESIMSSMQLFENVI, encoded by the exons ATGCAG gCAAATGACAAGGCAGTGGATGGCGGCCTGATGCCTGATGCCAATGGCAAAGATCCGAACCCGGGCGGACAGACAGAGGGCTCCAAGTGGCAGAGACCACGGATCACACGTAAATCTCTGATGAAGTGCTGTCTCGTCAAGTGGATCATAGCCAGCACCACCCAACAGGGGCCAG ACAGCACTGACAGTGATCTTGAACTATCCATGGTGCGCCACCAACCTGAAGGCCTCGAACAGCTCCAGGCCCAGACCCAGTTCACCAGGAAGGAGCTTCAGTCCCTTTACAGAGGTTTCAAAAAT GAATGTCCCAGTGGGCTAGTGGATGAAGAAACTTTCAAGATCATTTACTCACAGTTCTTCCCTCAAGGAG ATGCAACCACATATGCACATTTCTTGTTCAACGCATTTGACATGGACAGAAATGGTTCCATCCGTTTTGAG GACTTTGTGTTGGGATTGTCTGTGTTGCTTAGAGGCTCAGTTACAGAGAAACTTCGATGGGCGTTTAATCTATATGACATCAACAAGGATGGCTACATTACTAAAGAG GAAATGTTGGCAATAATGACGTCAATTTATGACATGATGGGCAGGTATACTTTACCGAGTGTACGAGAAGAGTCCCCCTTTGAACATGTGGAGAAATTCTTCCAG AAAATGGATCGGAACAGAGATGGAGTGGTGACTATTGATGAATTCATAGAAACCTGCCAGAAG GATGAAAGTATAATGTCCTCCATGCAGCTCTTTGAAAATGTCATCTAG
- the LOC122968021 gene encoding calsenilin-like isoform X1 codes for MQANDKAVDGGLMPDANGKDPNPGGQTEGSKWQRPRITRKSLMKCCLVKWIIASTTQQGPDDSTDSDLELSMVRHQPEGLEQLQAQTQFTRKELQSLYRGFKNECPSGLVDEETFKIIYSQFFPQGDATTYAHFLFNAFDMDRNGSIRFEDFVLGLSVLLRGSVTEKLRWAFNLYDINKDGYITKEEMLAIMTSIYDMMGRYTLPSVREESPFEHVEKFFQKMDRNRDGVVTIDEFIETCQKDESIMSSMQLFENVI; via the exons ATGCAG gCAAATGACAAGGCAGTGGATGGCGGCCTGATGCCTGATGCCAATGGCAAAGATCCGAACCCGGGCGGACAGACAGAGGGCTCCAAGTGGCAGAGACCACGGATCACACGTAAATCTCTGATGAAGTGCTGTCTCGTCAAGTGGATCATAGCCAGCACCACCCAACAGGGGCCAG ATG ACAGCACTGACAGTGATCTTGAACTATCCATGGTGCGCCACCAACCTGAAGGCCTCGAACAGCTCCAGGCCCAGACCCAGTTCACCAGGAAGGAGCTTCAGTCCCTTTACAGAGGTTTCAAAAAT GAATGTCCCAGTGGGCTAGTGGATGAAGAAACTTTCAAGATCATTTACTCACAGTTCTTCCCTCAAGGAG ATGCAACCACATATGCACATTTCTTGTTCAACGCATTTGACATGGACAGAAATGGTTCCATCCGTTTTGAG GACTTTGTGTTGGGATTGTCTGTGTTGCTTAGAGGCTCAGTTACAGAGAAACTTCGATGGGCGTTTAATCTATATGACATCAACAAGGATGGCTACATTACTAAAGAG GAAATGTTGGCAATAATGACGTCAATTTATGACATGATGGGCAGGTATACTTTACCGAGTGTACGAGAAGAGTCCCCCTTTGAACATGTGGAGAAATTCTTCCAG AAAATGGATCGGAACAGAGATGGAGTGGTGACTATTGATGAATTCATAGAAACCTGCCAGAAG GATGAAAGTATAATGTCCTCCATGCAGCTCTTTGAAAATGTCATCTAG
- the LOC122968021 gene encoding calsenilin-like isoform X3 → MGLEGMEAIAIAVVIGLFIVVLKQFGLWEPLSLEDDSTDSDLELSMVRHQPEGLEQLQAQTQFTRKELQSLYRGFKNECPSGLVDEETFKIIYSQFFPQGDATTYAHFLFNAFDMDRNGSIRFEDFVLGLSVLLRGSVTEKLRWAFNLYDINKDGYITKEEMLAIMTSIYDMMGRYTLPSVREESPFEHVEKFFQKMDRNRDGVVTIDEFIETCQKDESIMSSMQLFENVI, encoded by the exons ATGGGATTGGAAGGCATGGAAGCTATTGCCATTGCTGTTGTTATTGGACTGTTTATTGTCGTGCTCAAACAGTTTGGACTTTGGGAGCCTTTGTCACTGGAAG ATG ACAGCACTGACAGTGATCTTGAACTATCCATGGTGCGCCACCAACCTGAAGGCCTCGAACAGCTCCAGGCCCAGACCCAGTTCACCAGGAAGGAGCTTCAGTCCCTTTACAGAGGTTTCAAAAAT GAATGTCCCAGTGGGCTAGTGGATGAAGAAACTTTCAAGATCATTTACTCACAGTTCTTCCCTCAAGGAG ATGCAACCACATATGCACATTTCTTGTTCAACGCATTTGACATGGACAGAAATGGTTCCATCCGTTTTGAG GACTTTGTGTTGGGATTGTCTGTGTTGCTTAGAGGCTCAGTTACAGAGAAACTTCGATGGGCGTTTAATCTATATGACATCAACAAGGATGGCTACATTACTAAAGAG GAAATGTTGGCAATAATGACGTCAATTTATGACATGATGGGCAGGTATACTTTACCGAGTGTACGAGAAGAGTCCCCCTTTGAACATGTGGAGAAATTCTTCCAG AAAATGGATCGGAACAGAGATGGAGTGGTGACTATTGATGAATTCATAGAAACCTGCCAGAAG GATGAAAGTATAATGTCCTCCATGCAGCTCTTTGAAAATGTCATCTAG
- the LOC122968021 gene encoding calsenilin-like isoform X4 — protein MGLEGMEAIAIAVVIGLFIVVLKQFGLWEPLSLEDSTDSDLELSMVRHQPEGLEQLQAQTQFTRKELQSLYRGFKNECPSGLVDEETFKIIYSQFFPQGDATTYAHFLFNAFDMDRNGSIRFEDFVLGLSVLLRGSVTEKLRWAFNLYDINKDGYITKEEMLAIMTSIYDMMGRYTLPSVREESPFEHVEKFFQKMDRNRDGVVTIDEFIETCQKDESIMSSMQLFENVI, from the exons ATGGGATTGGAAGGCATGGAAGCTATTGCCATTGCTGTTGTTATTGGACTGTTTATTGTCGTGCTCAAACAGTTTGGACTTTGGGAGCCTTTGTCACTGGAAG ACAGCACTGACAGTGATCTTGAACTATCCATGGTGCGCCACCAACCTGAAGGCCTCGAACAGCTCCAGGCCCAGACCCAGTTCACCAGGAAGGAGCTTCAGTCCCTTTACAGAGGTTTCAAAAAT GAATGTCCCAGTGGGCTAGTGGATGAAGAAACTTTCAAGATCATTTACTCACAGTTCTTCCCTCAAGGAG ATGCAACCACATATGCACATTTCTTGTTCAACGCATTTGACATGGACAGAAATGGTTCCATCCGTTTTGAG GACTTTGTGTTGGGATTGTCTGTGTTGCTTAGAGGCTCAGTTACAGAGAAACTTCGATGGGCGTTTAATCTATATGACATCAACAAGGATGGCTACATTACTAAAGAG GAAATGTTGGCAATAATGACGTCAATTTATGACATGATGGGCAGGTATACTTTACCGAGTGTACGAGAAGAGTCCCCCTTTGAACATGTGGAGAAATTCTTCCAG AAAATGGATCGGAACAGAGATGGAGTGGTGACTATTGATGAATTCATAGAAACCTGCCAGAAG GATGAAAGTATAATGTCCTCCATGCAGCTCTTTGAAAATGTCATCTAG